A window of Roseburia hominis A2-183 genomic DNA:
GCTCCGTTGGAACCTGCGTGTGGTCTGCCATGAGATGAGAGCAGATATAGTCCTCGTCGAGCTTCGTGCGGTACATCATCCGGCCGGAACAGGTGATGAAATACAGGGCGCGCTTTAGCACAACGCCGATCTTTTTCAGATCGTCATAGGTGAGCGCGGTATCCCGTCTGGCGGCGACGATCCGCTGGGCGGACTTGTATCCGATTCCGGGTACGCGCAGAAGAGTCTGATAACTGGCGCGGTTGATCTCGACCGGAAATGTGTCGAGATGACGCAATGCCCAGTCACACTTGGGATCCAGATAAATATTAAAGTTCGGGCGGTCTTCCGACAGAAGCTCATCCACATGAAAGCGGTAATAGCGCAGCAGCCAGTCTGCCTGGTACAGGCGGTGCTCGCGCAGCAGCGGAGGTCCGCCGGGGAGCACCGGCAGTGACGAATCGCCGTTGACATTGATGAATGCAGAGTAGAAAACGCGCTTCAGATGAAACTTCTCATAGAGTGCCTCGGACACACGCATAATCTGATAGTCGTTCTCCGGGGTAGCACCGATAATCATCTGTGTGCTCTGCCCGGCGGGCACGAACTTCGGCGCTTTGCGGTAGACCATCAGTTCATTCTGGTTCTCCGTGATGCCATTCTGGATCTGGCGCATGGGGGAGAGAATCGTGTGTCTTGATTTGCAGGGAGCAAGCTGCTTCAGTCCGTTTGCCGTGGGAAGCTCAAGATTGATGCTCATGCGGTCCGCAAGAAACCCTGCTTTCTCAATCAGTGCCGGGTCAGCGCCGGGAATCGCTTTTACGTGGATGTAGCCGTTGAAGTGATGGACGGTACGGAGCCGGTAGAGCGTCTGGTAAATCAGATCCATGGTGTAATTCGGACTGATGAGGATGCCGGAACTTAAGAACAGACCCTCGATATAATTGCGCCGGTAGAATTCCATGGTGAGCGTGCAGATCTCATCCGGGGTAAAGGAGGCGCGGGGGACGTCGGAGTTGCAGTTGTTCTGGCAGTAGGCACAGTTAAAAATACACTCGTTGGTGAACAGGATCTTGAGCAGGGAGATGCATCTTCCGTCTGCAGCAAATGCATGGCACACGCCGGGAGCCAGACAATTCCCCATGTGCCTGCCGTCTCCCCTGCGGTCGGCGCCGCTTGAGGTACATGCCACGTCGTACTTCGCGGCATCGGTAAGGATGGCAAGCTTCTCCATGAGGGAGAGATTCTGCTGAATGTTCATGTGAAAACACCTCCTGGCAAAACAAATGTTCGGTTAAAGAATAGCACATATGTTCGACAAAAGCAAGATGAAATCGAATATTTGTTCGAGAAAGATTATGGTTCACTTGGACAGTGGGTATATGGTATAATGTACGTAAGCAATGAGCAGTGCCAGACGTGACAGTCACGAGATATGCCTGCTTGCAGGCTATATCTCGCGACTGTTGCGGATGATAGGGCGAATGCCCGTTAGTCCGGGAAATCTATGATTTCCTGGACGAGCACTGCGAAGACGTGACATTTGCCGGAGCGGGCATCGGAGACTTTAGACGGATGATAGGGCGAATGCCCGTCAGTCCGGGAAATCTATGATTTCCTGGACGAGCACTGCGAAGACGTGACTTTTGCCAGAGCGGAGTCGTACAGATAGAAGCCCTCGGACGGGCTTTGGAATGGAGAAAGATGGATACAGATATTTTTGAGCAGTTCCCGGATCGGGAAACATTTGACAAATACTGGAACGAGAATTATCAGCCGGTGACATACGAGGATGTGCGCGAGGCGTTCACGGATTTTGTGAAGTCCGCGGACGGTCACATCTACCTCTCGGATTACGAGGAGAAGGGGCTGATCTCACGGGAAGATTTTAAGGAAAATCTCTCGCAGGAGGCACAGTTTACATTTGAGGACGGACTGACGGAAGTTTTTTACGATAAGAATCCGGAGCTTTATGAGACGGCGTTTGCGCTCTATGAGGAGTCAAAGCTTACCGGAAAGGGAGATGCATCGGTGGCGCAGACGTTTCACGAGACGTTTCGCGCGCTCTATGCAGAGTTTCTGGACAGACTGTATGATGAGGTGCTGGCAGCATGGCAACATTAGGAATCCCGCAGAATACGATTACGGTTCTGCAGAAGTATCATTTTAATTTTCAGAAAAAGTTCGGACAGAATTTTCTCATTGATACCCATGTGCTCGAGCGCATTATTGAGGCGGCGGGCATTACGAAGGATGACTTTGTGCTGGAGATCGGACCGGGCATCGGCACGATGACCCAGTATCTGTGTGAAAATGCCAGAGAGGTGACGGCGGTGGAGATCGATCAGAACCTGATCCCGATTCTGGCGGACACGCTTAGCGCTTATGACAATGTGACGGTTATCAATGAGGACATTTTGAAGCTGGATATTGTAAAGCTCGCGGAGGAGAAGAATGCCGGGAAACCGATCAAGGTGGTGGCAAATCTTCCGTATTATATTACTACGCCGATTATCATGGGGCTGTTTGAGAGCCATGTGCCGATTGACAGCATTACGATCATGGTGCAGAAGGAAGTCGCAGACAGGATGCAGGTCGGACCGGGGACGAAGGATTACGGTGCGCTCTCGCTGGCGGTGCAGTATTATGCAAAGCCGGAGATTATCGCAAACGTGCCGCCGAACTGCTTTATGCCGCGGCCGAATGTCGGCAGCGCGGTGATAAGGCTGACGCGTCATGAGACCGTGCCGGTGCAGGTGGAGGATGAAAAGCTGATGTTCCGGCTGATCCGGGCATCTTTTAACCAGAGACGCAAGACGCTTGCGAACGGTCTGAATAATTCGCCGGAGATTCATCTCTCCAAGGAAGTGATTCAGGAAAGCATTGAGGAGCTTGGCGTGCCGGTGACCATCCGTGGAGAGGCGCTTACATTGGAACAGTTTGCGGCGCTCTCGAATATTATCGGACGCAGAATGAAGCAGCAGGTATAGAGAGAATAGGGGGAAACAGACAATGGATGGACAGCAGAACAATCAGAATGGATGGAACGGGAGCGAGGCGCCCAGAACATACGGTGAGGATACGAAAATGTATCAGAACCGGCAGAACGCGCCGCAACAGCCGAATTACGGAAGCGGTCAGAACCCGTATCAACAGCCGAATTACGGAAACAGCCAGAATGCATATCAGCAGCCGGATTACGGAAATGCACAGAACATGAATCAACAGCCGAATTACGGAAACAGCCAGAATGCATATCAGCAGCCGAATTACGGAAACGGTCAGAACCCGTATCAGCAGCCGAATTACGGAAACTGGCAGGGCAATCCGTATCCGCAGGAGCAGCACGGACCGGTATCCGATGTTCTGTGCAATATTCTCCTGGTGATCTTTATGGCGCAGATTATTATCAATTTTGTGGTATTTGGCGCGACATGGAATGCGATGGCAGGGGAAGGAATAGACGCTTATCTCGACGGATCCGTGAGCCTTGGCAGCCCGGTGCAGATGCTTTCCATGTTTTCCAATCTGCTGTTTGTGGCGATGCTTGTGCTGTTGATTCTGGATATTATAAAAATCAGCAATCAGAAATACAAGATCACCGGTCTGGTGTTGTTTGCGATTTTCTTAAGACCGGGCTATTACATCTGGAGAGCACATGTGCTTAAGAGAAAAATGACGTTCCCGATCATCTATACCATCGCTTACAGTGGAGTGACCGTGGCATACTTTTTCTATTCGTTTTATAAAGTTTTTTCACTGACATTCGGAATTATGCAGAGTCTGAACTAGTGCCGCGGCTTTGTGGGAATGGAAGATCTCCTTGGTTCATATAATAATGGACAAGGAGATTTTTTTATGCGGAAAAAATGGAAATACTATATTGATAGAATGCTTACTTTCGCGCTGATCGGCATATTATTGCCGCTTTTTGTTACGATAATATGTCAGCGTATGCGACTGGAGGAAGTGATATACGGCACGTACGACGCGATGACGGAGGCGGCAGAAAGAGAGGGCGGGGAGGAACTGGAGGAACAGCTGCCCCTGATTCTGGCGAAGGAGATCCGTGCGGACGCGGAAGATGCGGCGCTTAAGGCGCAGTGCGTGATTGCGCGGACAACACTGTATGATGCCGCGGCGAGAGGGGAGGAACAGCCGGCTGCTTTTTCGGAGGAAGAATTAAGGCAGGCGCTGGGGGAAACATATGAAAAGACCATGGAACGGCTTGAGACGTGCGTGGAGGAGACGAGTGGGCAGGTGCTCTCCTGGAACGGTGGCTATGCGTATGCTGCATATCATGCGATCAGTGCAGGAAGTACGAGAGATATGAGCCGGTCGGCGGAAGCGGCGGTGCCATATCTTCCCGCGGTGGAGTGCCCGGCGGATCTGACGGCGGAGGGCACGCTCTCGGTCATTTATTGTGAGGAAACGGACATTTTAAAGCGGTGCGGGGAGCATTTTGCGGAGGCAGACGTGTCCGCGGTGTCTGAGATCCAGGTTACAGAGCGGGATGCGGCGGGCTATGTACAGCAGGTCATGCTGGGGGAGTATGTCTGCACCGGGGAAGCGTTCCGTGAGGCGATGGGCTGGAATTCCGCGTGTTTTACGATCACGCAGATGGGGGAAAATGTGCGGATCGTGACAAGGGGACTGGGACACGGGTACGGACTGAGCCAGAATGAGGCGCGCGCGATGGCGCAGGAAGGAACCTCTTACGAGGAGATTTTACAATATTTTTTTCCGGGAACAACGCTTGTGACAGCGGATCAGATAAAATAGGCGACGCTCTGCATAAACCATCCGTGCAGGGGGAACAATAGGAATAAAAATAAATAATATGGATGGTGAAAAAAATGAGAAAAAGCAGATTTTGGGCATTCCTCGGGCGTAAACAATATGTGATTGCGGGGGCGATTGTGATTGCGGCAGCAGTTGCGACCACGGTAATTTACAGCGATCATGAACAACAGCAGCGCGAACAGCTGGAGGAAGAACTGGCACAGGAAAACACACCGGAGGAAGCCGGACTTGTCGCTGCGACGGAAAGTACGGAACAGACAGCACAGGCATCCGCAGTTATTCCGCCGGAGCAGACCGCGGAGACGGAAAAGCTGGAGCAGAAAGCGGCAGAGACGACAGAGAGTACGGAAGTGGCGCAGGTGGAAAAAGAAGCGGAGAATGAGACCGCAGAGACGGGAGCAGGGGTCAATGCCCTTCATTTTGATCCGGAGGACGGCATGCTCTGGCCGATGGAGGGAAATGTGATCTTAAATTACAGCATGGATTCTACCATATACTTTGCGACGCTGGACCAGTACAAATACAATCCGGCGGTGATTATCGCGGGAGAGGTCAACAATAAGGTATATTCCGTCGCAAAGGGAAAAGTCATCGGTCTCTCCAACAACGAGGAGACTGGCTGTACGATGACGGTCGATCTGGGTGACGGCTACCGCGCGATCTACGGACAGTTAAAGGAGCCGAACTTTGCGGTGGGTGATTATGTGGAATCCGGCCATGTGCTGGGCTACGTGGCAGAGCCGACGAAATATTATTCGGTGGAGGGCAGCAATCTGTATTTTGCGCTGCAAAAAGACGGACAGCCTGTCGATCCGGTAGCATTTTTTCAGAGCTAGTTTGTAAAAGGAAGACACCGGTTCTTGAATATGTTGGATTTCTTCATTATAATGAAACAAGAGATAAGGGAGGAATCGGTACATGGAATTCAAGGAATACAGTAAAGCTGTGATGGCGTGGGTGGACGGAGTGATGCAGAACCGCGGCGCCGATGCCGAGAAAACATTGAAATACTGTGCGGATATCGAACAATATGCAAAACAGACGGGGGATCCAAAGCTTCTGGGGTTTGCCTACTATTATGCGGGCGAGACCTACTATGTGCTCAATGAGGGCGAGCAGCTTCTTAAGACCATTACCAGAGCTATCACCTATCTGGATCAGGCGGAGCAGTGGGACATGGTTGCCAGGGCTTATAATATCCTTGCGATTGCCTTTTTGAACCGTGGAAATACGCCGATTGCGCTGGATTACTATCTGACCGGACTCGGTTATTGTAAAAAATATAAGCTGGCGAACGAAGAAAACGTCATCAACTTGAATCTCGGAACCCTCTATCTGGGCAACGAACAGTGGAATGAGGCGCAGAGATATTTTGAAAAAGTCTCCTCCGATATCAAGGCATATCCGGAGACCCCGAATTATTACGGGCTGATGAGCTGTGTAGCGGTCTGTCTGGGGCGGTGCTTTATGCAGCGGGAACAGAATGAACGCGTGCAGGCACAGATGGATTATCTGGATCAGGTCTGCTGGGAGCACATGCAGAAGATCGAGCGGCTCTCGGCGCTGATTTTTAAGGCGGAATATTATCACCGCGTGGGAAGAATCACACTTCGTGAGGAATGTATTGAGCAGATCCGCGGACTTGTGGATATGGACATGGCGGTTATGGATATCTTTGATGACGTGTACGGGCTGTGCAGACTGTTGCTGGAGATCGATAAGGAAGACGTCTTCTGGGACATCGTGGCGGTATTGGAAAAATTGACGAAAAACGCCAATATTGCGAATCTGCAGCGGAAAATAGTTTCCTTAAAAATCCTCTGCTACCGCAGGAAACAGGACGAGGCGGCTTATCTCGAGGAGGCGGGCCGGTTCTATGAGCTGACCGAGGCGCTGGATCGGGAGAACCATTATATGATTGCCAACATGCTCTCCGTGCGCAGATCATTAGAACATGCGAATGAGAAGCGGCGGGAGATGGAGAAAGCGAATGAGCGTCTGCTGGAGAAGTCCGAGACGGATCCGCTGACGCGGCTGGCGAACCGGTTCCGGCTGAATGATTATCTGGAGCGTGCGTTTGAGCGGACGCGGGATGACCATAGAGCATTTGCGGTAGAGATTCTCGACATCGACTACTTCAAGGAATACAATGATAACTACGGCCATCAGGCGGGAGATGCCTGCATCGTGGCGATTGCGGATGAGCTGCGGAAAATGCAGAGCCACGATACCTTCTGTGCGCGGTATGGCGGGGATGAGTTTATCATTATTTACGAGTACAAGACGGAGGACGAGGTTTTTTCCATGGCGGACAGTCTGCGGGAGCGTATTCTTGACAGGCGGATCGAGCATGTGTGCTCGAAGGCGCTTCCGGTTGTCACAATCTCGCAGGGAATCTGTTTTGACGTGGCTCCGGAGGGAAGCCGGAGCTGGGATTTCCTGCATGCGGCGGATATGATGCTCTACGAGGTGAAAAAGCGCAGCCGCAACAATATTTCGCTCGGTCATCTGGATGCAAAAGAGGCGAGATACGGAGAAGAGAGGAAACTTTTATAGATTCCGGCATAGAATATACTGTAACGGAAAATCCGCAATCGAGCCTTTTACTTTTACCGAAGCACAGCAGTATGAAAAAGTACAGATCAAGTAAAGTACGCATCTGTCGATTGCTTTTCATAGGAGTATTGCCCAAAGCCGCGAGCGGATTTGGGTTACATAGACAGAAGTTCGGAGATTTGCGCATTTCTTGACAAAAGAGAGATGCCGTGCTATGATTCAAAATACTGCGCAGTCGGCAGAAGTGGGCACTTTCTGCCGGTGCTGGGCATGCGTCAGAGAATTGGCTCTGGCGTGACAGAAAGGAAAAAGATGGAAACAGTTAGATTTGATGAGTTAGATTTATATCCTCAGGTGTTAAGAGCGATTGCGGATATGGGATTTGAGGAGGCAACGCCGATTCAGAGCCAGGCGATTCCGGTTGTGATGTCGGGCGTGGATGTGATCGGACAGGCACAGACAGGTACCGGTAAGACGGCATCCTTTGGTATTCCGGTGCTTCACAAGGTAGACCCGAACAGCAGAAAGACGCAGGTAATCATTCTCTCTCCGACCAGAGAGCTTGCCATTCAGGTGGCGGACGAGATCCGCAAACTTGCCAAGTATATGCACGGGGTCAAGGTACTTCCGGTGTATGGCGGACAGGAGATCGGACGCCAGATCAAGGCGTTAAAGGGCGGTGCGCA
This region includes:
- a CDS encoding putative DNA modification/repair radical SAM protein, with protein sequence MNIQQNLSLMEKLAILTDAAKYDVACTSSGADRRGDGRHMGNCLAPGVCHAFAADGRCISLLKILFTNECIFNCAYCQNNCNSDVPRASFTPDEICTLTMEFYRRNYIEGLFLSSGILISPNYTMDLIYQTLYRLRTVHHFNGYIHVKAIPGADPALIEKAGFLADRMSINLELPTANGLKQLAPCKSRHTILSPMRQIQNGITENQNELMVYRKAPKFVPAGQSTQMIIGATPENDYQIMRVSEALYEKFHLKRVFYSAFINVNGDSSLPVLPGGPPLLREHRLYQADWLLRYYRFHVDELLSEDRPNFNIYLDPKCDWALRHLDTFPVEINRASYQTLLRVPGIGYKSAQRIVAARRDTALTYDDLKKIGVVLKRALYFITCSGRMMYRTKLDEDYICSHLMADHTQVPTELRNSGYQQLSLFDTGLAL
- the rsmA gene encoding 16S rRNA (adenine(1518)-N(6)/adenine(1519)-N(6))-dimethyltransferase RsmA, giving the protein MATLGIPQNTITVLQKYHFNFQKKFGQNFLIDTHVLERIIEAAGITKDDFVLEIGPGIGTMTQYLCENAREVTAVEIDQNLIPILADTLSAYDNVTVINEDILKLDIVKLAEEKNAGKPIKVVANLPYYITTPIIMGLFESHVPIDSITIMVQKEVADRMQVGPGTKDYGALSLAVQYYAKPEIIANVPPNCFMPRPNVGSAVIRLTRHETVPVQVEDEKLMFRLIRASFNQRRKTLANGLNNSPEIHLSKEVIQESIEELGVPVTIRGEALTLEQFAALSNIIGRRMKQQV
- a CDS encoding SpoIID/LytB domain-containing protein, coding for MRKKWKYYIDRMLTFALIGILLPLFVTIICQRMRLEEVIYGTYDAMTEAAEREGGEELEEQLPLILAKEIRADAEDAALKAQCVIARTTLYDAAARGEEQPAAFSEEELRQALGETYEKTMERLETCVEETSGQVLSWNGGYAYAAYHAISAGSTRDMSRSAEAAVPYLPAVECPADLTAEGTLSVIYCEETDILKRCGEHFAEADVSAVSEIQVTERDAAGYVQQVMLGEYVCTGEAFREAMGWNSACFTITQMGENVRIVTRGLGHGYGLSQNEARAMAQEGTSYEEILQYFFPGTTLVTADQIK
- a CDS encoding M23 family metallopeptidase translates to MRKSRFWAFLGRKQYVIAGAIVIAAAVATTVIYSDHEQQQREQLEEELAQENTPEEAGLVAATESTEQTAQASAVIPPEQTAETEKLEQKAAETTESTEVAQVEKEAENETAETGAGVNALHFDPEDGMLWPMEGNVILNYSMDSTIYFATLDQYKYNPAVIIAGEVNNKVYSVAKGKVIGLSNNEETGCTMTVDLGDGYRAIYGQLKEPNFAVGDYVESGHVLGYVAEPTKYYSVEGSNLYFALQKDGQPVDPVAFFQS
- a CDS encoding tetratricopeptide repeat-containing diguanylate cyclase is translated as MEFKEYSKAVMAWVDGVMQNRGADAEKTLKYCADIEQYAKQTGDPKLLGFAYYYAGETYYVLNEGEQLLKTITRAITYLDQAEQWDMVARAYNILAIAFLNRGNTPIALDYYLTGLGYCKKYKLANEENVINLNLGTLYLGNEQWNEAQRYFEKVSSDIKAYPETPNYYGLMSCVAVCLGRCFMQREQNERVQAQMDYLDQVCWEHMQKIERLSALIFKAEYYHRVGRITLREECIEQIRGLVDMDMAVMDIFDDVYGLCRLLLEIDKEDVFWDIVAVLEKLTKNANIANLQRKIVSLKILCYRRKQDEAAYLEEAGRFYELTEALDRENHYMIANMLSVRRSLEHANEKRREMEKANERLLEKSETDPLTRLANRFRLNDYLERAFERTRDDHRAFAVEILDIDYFKEYNDNYGHQAGDACIVAIADELRKMQSHDTFCARYGGDEFIIIYEYKTEDEVFSMADSLRERILDRRIEHVCSKALPVVTISQGICFDVAPEGSRSWDFLHAADMMLYEVKKRSRNNISLGHLDAKEARYGEERKLL